The proteins below are encoded in one region of Bacteroides uniformis:
- a CDS encoding GSCFA domain-containing protein yields MNLYTPVEVVSGMPLLSQENNLLLMGSCFASEMGQRLADAKFCCDVNPYGVLYNPFSISVALREIIAGKCYNENDIFLFHGLWHSAMHHGSFSSVSAEETLAGINGRLKSAHERLDRLDCLLLTFGSAWVYENKKTGTIVANCHKQPESCFTRHMLSVSEIVSDYTSLLSGLLARIPRLKILFTVSPIRHVRDGMHANQLSKATLLLAVNQLQATFPKHVFYFPAYELLLDELRDYRFYAGDMVHPSEIAIRYIWERFIRSCISADALRIMEESENIRKMLSHKPFYPASEEYKRFLGQIVLKIDQLNGKYPYLDFQKEREICRIRLKA; encoded by the coding sequence ATGAATCTTTATACGCCTGTAGAAGTAGTTTCCGGTATGCCCCTTCTTTCGCAAGAGAATAATCTGTTGCTGATGGGTTCTTGTTTTGCATCCGAGATGGGACAAAGGCTGGCGGATGCCAAGTTCTGTTGTGACGTCAATCCTTATGGTGTGCTTTATAATCCTTTTTCCATTTCTGTGGCATTGCGTGAAATCATTGCGGGCAAATGCTACAATGAAAACGACATTTTCCTCTTTCATGGACTTTGGCACAGTGCCATGCATCATGGTAGCTTCTCCTCAGTCTCTGCAGAGGAAACATTGGCAGGTATTAACGGACGTTTGAAAAGCGCCCATGAAAGATTGGATCGGTTGGATTGTCTGCTACTGACTTTCGGCTCTGCTTGGGTATATGAAAATAAAAAGACGGGAACTATAGTTGCCAACTGCCATAAGCAACCTGAGTCTTGCTTTACTCGTCACATGCTTTCCGTCAGTGAAATAGTGTCTGACTACACCTCTTTGCTTTCCGGTTTGCTGGCGCGGATTCCCCGGCTGAAAATATTGTTTACCGTCAGCCCCATCCGCCACGTGCGTGACGGAATGCATGCCAACCAGCTCAGTAAAGCTACCTTGCTGCTTGCCGTGAATCAGTTGCAAGCCACTTTCCCAAAACATGTTTTCTATTTTCCGGCATACGAGCTGTTGCTCGACGAGCTTCGTGACTATCGCTTCTATGCAGGAGACATGGTGCATCCTTCTGAAATAGCCATTCGCTATATCTGGGAAAGGTTTATTCGGTCGTGCATCTCTGCCGATGCGTTACGGATTATGGAAGAAAGTGAAAATATCCGTAAGATGTTGTCGCATAAGCCATTTTATCCTGCTTCAGAAGAGTATAAGCGTTTTTTAGGACAAATTGTGTTAAAAATAGACCAACTTAACGGAAAATACCCGTACTTAGATTTCCAAAAAGAGAGAGAAATATGTCGTATTCGATTGAAAGCATAA
- a CDS encoding Sec-independent protein translocase subunit TatA/TatB, producing the protein MTNLLLLGFLPSGSEWIIIALVILLLFGGKKIPELMRGLGKGVKSFKDGVNEAKEEINKAQEDLDKPAEKK; encoded by the coding sequence ATGACAAACTTACTTTTATTAGGCTTTCTGCCCAGCGGCTCCGAATGGATAATTATTGCATTGGTCATCTTACTATTGTTTGGCGGTAAGAAAATTCCCGAATTGATGCGTGGTTTGGGCAAAGGAGTGAAGAGCTTCAAGGATGGTGTGAATGAAGCCAAAGAAGAGATAAACAAGGCTCAGGAAGATTTGGATAAACCAGCTGAAAAGAAATAA
- the dxs gene encoding 1-deoxy-D-xylulose-5-phosphate synthase — protein sequence MRTEPTTYNLLSTITFPEDLRQLSVEELPEVCKELRQDIIKEVSCNPGHFAASLGTVELTVALHYVFNTPYDRIVWDVGHQAYGHKILTGRREAFSTNRKFKGVRPFPSPEESDYDTFTCGHASNSISAALGMAVAAAEKGEKDRHVVAIIGDGSMSGGLAFEGLNNASSTPNNLLIILNDNDMSIDRSVGGMKQYLFNLTTSNRYNQLRFKTSRLLFKMGLLNEDRRKALIRFANSLKSMAAQQQNIFEGMNIRYFGPINGHDVKNIARVLRDIKDMQGPKILHLHTVKGKGFEPAEKNPDIWHAPGKFDPKTGKRLKADTSNLPPLYQDVFGETLVELAKENPRIVGVTPAMPTGCSMNKLMDTMPDRAFDVGIAEGHAATFSGGMAKEGMQPFCNIYSSFMQRAYDNVIHDIALLRLPVVLCLDRAGLVGEDGPTHHGVFDLAYFRPIPNLTISSPMDEHELRRLMYTAQLSDKGPFVIRYPRGRGVLLDWKCPLEEIPVGKGRKLKEGKDLAVITLGPIGNVAARAIERAEKDKGISIAHYDLRFLKPLDEALLHEVGLNFQHVVTIEDGVKKGGMGSAILEFMADNDYIPHIRRIGVPDAFIEHGTIQELHHLCGMDEEGIYNQLIIDS from the coding sequence ATGAGAACAGAACCAACAACATATAACTTGCTTAGCACCATTACATTTCCCGAGGATTTACGCCAACTCAGCGTAGAAGAGCTTCCTGAAGTCTGTAAAGAATTGAGGCAAGACATTATAAAGGAGGTTTCGTGTAACCCCGGACATTTCGCAGCCAGTCTGGGCACGGTAGAGCTGACCGTTGCCTTGCACTACGTATTCAATACTCCGTACGACCGCATAGTCTGGGATGTAGGCCATCAGGCATACGGGCACAAGATACTGACCGGACGCCGTGAAGCATTCTCCACCAACCGTAAATTCAAGGGAGTTCGTCCTTTTCCCTCACCAGAGGAAAGCGATTATGACACATTCACCTGCGGACATGCGTCAAATTCAATCTCCGCCGCCCTTGGCATGGCTGTTGCCGCTGCCGAAAAAGGCGAGAAGGACCGCCATGTAGTGGCCATCATCGGCGACGGAAGCATGAGCGGCGGCTTAGCTTTTGAAGGACTGAACAACGCTTCGTCCACCCCAAACAACCTTCTTATCATTCTCAACGACAATGATATGTCGATAGACAGAAGTGTAGGTGGCATGAAGCAGTATCTTTTCAACCTAACTACCAGCAACCGCTATAACCAGCTGCGCTTCAAAACTTCCAGACTGCTATTCAAAATGGGACTTTTGAACGAGGACCGCCGCAAAGCGCTGATTCGCTTTGCCAACAGTCTGAAATCAATGGCCGCCCAGCAGCAGAATATCTTTGAAGGGATGAACATCCGCTACTTCGGTCCTATCAATGGACACGATGTGAAAAACATAGCCCGTGTCCTGCGGGACATCAAAGATATGCAGGGACCGAAAATACTGCATCTGCACACTGTAAAAGGAAAAGGATTCGAACCTGCCGAGAAGAATCCCGATATCTGGCATGCACCGGGCAAGTTCGATCCGAAAACCGGAAAACGCCTCAAGGCAGATACCAGCAACCTGCCTCCGCTTTACCAGGACGTGTTTGGGGAAACACTGGTAGAACTGGCAAAGGAAAATCCGAGAATCGTCGGAGTAACCCCCGCCATGCCCACTGGCTGCTCTATGAACAAGCTGATGGACACCATGCCCGACCGTGCCTTCGATGTGGGTATTGCCGAAGGACATGCAGCCACTTTCTCGGGCGGTATGGCAAAAGAAGGAATGCAACCTTTCTGCAACATCTACTCCTCCTTCATGCAGCGGGCATACGATAATGTCATCCATGACATCGCCCTGCTCCGCCTCCCCGTCGTACTTTGTCTGGACCGCGCCGGACTGGTGGGAGAAGACGGACCGACCCACCACGGAGTTTTCGACCTGGCCTATTTCCGTCCGATTCCCAACCTGACCATATCTTCACCGATGGACGAACATGAATTGCGCCGCCTGATGTACACGGCACAATTGTCAGACAAAGGTCCGTTCGTCATCCGCTATCCCCGCGGACGCGGCGTATTACTGGACTGGAAATGTCCGCTGGAAGAAATCCCCGTAGGTAAAGGGCGTAAACTGAAGGAAGGTAAAGACCTGGCAGTCATCACCCTCGGTCCCATAGGCAACGTAGCCGCACGTGCCATAGAGCGCGCAGAGAAAGACAAAGGGATCTCCATAGCCCATTACGACCTGCGTTTTCTCAAACCGCTCGACGAAGCCTTGCTGCACGAGGTAGGACTCAACTTCCAGCATGTCGTCACCATAGAAGACGGTGTCAAAAAAGGAGGAATGGGCAGTGCCATACTGGAGTTCATGGCAGACAATGACTATATCCCCCATATCAGACGTATCGGTGTACCCGATGCCTTCATAGAGCACGGCACCATACAAGAGTTGCATCATCTTTGCGGAATGGACGAAGAAGGAATCTATAATCAATTGATAATTGATAGTTGA
- a CDS encoding bifunctional UDP-N-acetylmuramoyl-tripeptide:D-alanyl-D-alanine ligase/alanine racemase — protein sequence MSYSIESITESIGARRVGNVPATIDWLLTDSRSLNFPEETLFFALTTKRNDGARYIADLYARGVRNFVLSEESFRLIEHGELKIDNDAQQPAIHFQSSTVNYLIVSNPLKALQKLAEQHRNRFQIPVIGITGSNGKTVVKEWLHQLLSPERAIIRSPRSYNSQIGVPLSVWQMNEQSELAIFEAGISEPGEMRALQNIIKPTIGILTNIGGAHQENFFSLQEKCMEKLMLFKNCDVVIYNGDDEFVSNCVAKSMLSAREIAWSRKDMERPLYISKVEKQDDCTVISYRYLDMDNTFTLPFIDDASIENSLNCLAACLYLMLPAERITERMAKLEPIAMRLEVKEGKNNCLLINDSYNSDLGSLDIALDFLYRRSQSKGLRRTLILSDILETGQNTPTLYRQVAQLVNSRGIERIIGVGNEISSCAARFNIEKTFYPDTAALIRTIQRGELRLENEIILIKGARKFGFDSLTEVLEKKVHETILEVNLGAMIANLNYYRGKLKPETKMVCMVKASAYGAGSYEIAKTLQEHHVDYLAVAVADEGSELRKAGITANIIIMNPEMTAFKTMFDYKLEPEVYSFHLLDALIKEAEKEGITNFPIHIKLDTGMHRLGFALEDMPRLIERLKGQNAVIARSVFSHLVGSDSQQFDSFTRRQIEMFEKASMELQGAFPHKILRHICNSAGIERFPGAQFDMVRLGIGLYGVNPIDNSIMNNVSTLKTTILQIRDVPEEDTVGYSRKGHLTRPSRIAALPIGYADGLNRHLGNGHAYCLVNGQRAVYVGNICMDVCMIDVTDIDCKEGDSVEIFGNHLPITVLSDALATIPYEVLTSVSTRVKRVYYQD from the coding sequence ATGTCGTATTCGATTGAAAGCATAACCGAAAGTATTGGCGCACGGCGTGTGGGAAACGTGCCGGCTACCATAGACTGGCTGCTCACAGACAGCCGTTCCCTGAATTTTCCTGAGGAAACATTATTCTTTGCCTTGACCACCAAGAGGAATGACGGTGCGCGCTATATCGCAGATTTATATGCCCGTGGAGTACGTAATTTTGTGCTTAGCGAAGAAAGCTTTAGATTAATTGAGCATGGAGAATTGAAAATTGATAATGATGCGCAGCAACCCGCTATCCATTTTCAATCTTCCACTGTCAACTACCTTATTGTTTCCAATCCGCTGAAAGCCCTGCAAAAACTGGCAGAACAGCATAGGAACCGGTTCCAGATACCAGTCATCGGTATTACGGGAAGCAACGGAAAGACAGTTGTGAAGGAATGGCTGCACCAGTTGCTCAGTCCGGAACGTGCCATTATCCGTTCTCCCCGTAGTTATAACTCCCAGATTGGAGTACCTTTGTCTGTGTGGCAGATGAACGAACAGTCTGAACTTGCTATTTTTGAAGCCGGTATTTCCGAACCGGGGGAAATGCGCGCTTTGCAGAACATCATTAAGCCTACCATAGGCATCCTGACCAATATAGGAGGGGCTCACCAGGAAAATTTCTTCTCGTTACAGGAGAAGTGTATGGAGAAGTTGATGCTTTTCAAGAATTGTGATGTAGTGATTTATAATGGTGACGATGAGTTCGTCAGCAACTGTGTGGCGAAGTCCATGCTTTCTGCACGTGAGATTGCGTGGAGCCGGAAGGATATGGAACGTCCTTTATATATAAGTAAAGTGGAGAAACAGGATGACTGTACTGTCATTTCCTATCGTTATCTGGATATGGACAATACGTTTACCTTGCCGTTCATAGATGATGCTTCCATCGAGAACTCGCTGAACTGTCTGGCCGCATGCCTCTATCTGATGCTTCCTGCCGAACGGATTACGGAACGTATGGCAAAGCTGGAACCCATCGCCATGCGTTTGGAAGTCAAGGAGGGAAAAAACAACTGTCTGTTGATTAACGACAGTTATAATTCTGACCTTGGCTCATTGGATATTGCACTCGATTTTCTTTACCGCCGTTCGCAAAGTAAGGGATTGAGGCGGACCTTGATTCTTTCGGATATATTGGAGACCGGTCAGAATACGCCGACACTTTACCGACAAGTGGCACAGCTGGTAAACAGCCGCGGCATTGAACGCATCATAGGTGTAGGAAATGAAATCTCTTCCTGCGCTGCACGCTTTAATATAGAGAAGACCTTTTATCCGGATACGGCAGCTTTGATACGCACTATCCAGCGTGGGGAACTGCGCCTTGAAAACGAAATTATTCTGATTAAGGGTGCACGTAAGTTCGGTTTTGACTCCTTGACGGAAGTATTGGAGAAGAAGGTGCACGAAACTATCCTGGAGGTTAATCTTGGAGCGATGATTGCCAATCTGAACTATTATCGTGGCAAGTTGAAGCCGGAAACAAAGATGGTCTGCATGGTGAAAGCCTCCGCTTACGGTGCAGGTTCTTATGAGATAGCCAAGACTTTGCAGGAACATCATGTCGATTATCTTGCTGTGGCAGTTGCCGACGAAGGCTCCGAACTCCGCAAAGCGGGTATCACAGCGAACATCATTATCATGAATCCTGAGATGACTGCTTTCAAGACCATGTTCGATTACAAGCTGGAGCCCGAAGTATATAGCTTCCATCTGCTGGACGCTTTGATTAAAGAAGCGGAAAAGGAAGGTATCACAAACTTCCCCATCCACATAAAGCTGGATACCGGTATGCACCGCCTGGGGTTTGCTCTGGAGGATATGCCCCGGCTGATAGAACGGCTGAAGGGACAGAATGCCGTGATTGCCCGTTCCGTCTTCTCACATTTGGTAGGGAGCGATTCGCAGCAATTCGACAGTTTTACACGCCGGCAGATAGAAATGTTCGAAAAAGCGTCCATGGAATTGCAGGGAGCTTTTCCGCATAAGATACTTCGCCATATCTGCAATTCTGCAGGTATCGAGCGTTTCCCGGGGGCGCAATTCGATATGGTGCGTCTGGGTATCGGTCTTTATGGTGTCAATCCCATAGACAATTCCATTATGAATAATGTGAGCACGTTAAAGACTACCATCCTCCAAATACGTGATGTTCCTGAAGAGGATACGGTTGGGTATAGCCGGAAAGGGCATCTCACCCGTCCGTCACGTATAGCGGCTCTTCCCATTGGTTATGCCGACGGTCTGAATCGCCATCTTGGAAACGGACATGCCTATTGTCTTGTAAACGGCCAACGGGCTGTCTATGTAGGGAATATCTGCATGGATGTCTGTATGATTGATGTAACGGACATCGATTGCAAGGAGGGTGACAGTGTGGAAATTTTTGGTAATCATCTGCCTATAACCGTTCTTTCCGATGCGCTTGCAACTATTCCTTATGAGGTGTTGACAAGCGTTTCTACGCGGGTAAAACGTGTTTATTATCAAGACTGA
- the trkA gene encoding Trk system potassium transporter TrkA, which yields MKIIIAGAGAVGTHLAKLLSREKQDIILMDDNEEKLSTLNSNFDLMTATASPTSIKGLKEVGVREADLFIAVTPDESRNMTACMLANNLGAQKTVARIDNYEYLLPKNKEFFQKLGVDSLIYPEMLAAKEIVSSIRMSWVRQWWEFCGGALILIGTKIREKAEILDIPLHKLGGPELPYHVVAIKRGSETLIPRGDDTIKLHDIVYFTTIRKYVPYIRKIAGKEDYADVRNVMIMGGSRIAVRTAQYVPDYMQVKIVDNDLNRCNRLTELLDDRTMIINGDGRDMDLLVEEGLKNTEAFVALTGNSETNILACLAAKRMGVSKTVAEVENIDYIGMAESLDIGTVINKKMIAASHIYQMMLDADVSNVKCLTFANADVAEFTVKAGSKITKHPVKDLGLPKGTTIGGLIRQGEGVVVMGNTLIQPGDHVVVFCLNMMIKKIEKYFN from the coding sequence GTGAAAATAATTATTGCAGGTGCCGGCGCAGTAGGCACACACTTGGCTAAATTGCTGTCCCGCGAGAAGCAGGACATCATTCTGATGGACGACAACGAAGAAAAGTTGAGCACCCTAAACTCCAACTTTGACTTAATGACGGCTACGGCCTCCCCTACATCCATAAAAGGCTTGAAAGAAGTGGGAGTGAGAGAAGCCGACTTGTTCATAGCCGTCACCCCTGATGAAAGCCGGAACATGACCGCATGCATGCTGGCAAACAATCTGGGAGCACAGAAGACCGTAGCCCGCATTGACAACTACGAATACCTGCTGCCCAAAAACAAGGAATTTTTCCAGAAGCTGGGTGTCGATTCACTCATCTACCCGGAAATGCTTGCCGCCAAAGAGATCGTATCCTCCATCCGCATGAGCTGGGTACGCCAATGGTGGGAATTCTGCGGAGGCGCCTTGATACTGATAGGCACCAAAATACGCGAAAAAGCCGAGATACTGGACATCCCTCTCCACAAACTGGGCGGACCGGAGCTGCCCTATCACGTGGTAGCCATCAAACGGGGAAGCGAGACACTGATTCCCCGCGGTGACGATACCATCAAGCTACATGACATCGTATACTTTACCACCATCAGGAAATACGTCCCCTACATCCGCAAAATAGCTGGCAAGGAAGATTATGCTGATGTGCGCAACGTAATGATTATGGGTGGAAGCCGAATTGCCGTACGCACCGCCCAATACGTCCCGGACTACATGCAGGTGAAAATCGTGGACAACGACTTGAACCGCTGCAACCGTCTGACCGAGTTGCTTGACGACCGCACCATGATTATCAATGGCGACGGGCGGGATATGGACTTACTTGTGGAAGAGGGACTGAAAAACACGGAAGCCTTCGTTGCCTTGACCGGCAATTCGGAGACCAATATTCTAGCCTGCCTTGCCGCCAAACGCATGGGAGTCAGCAAAACCGTAGCAGAAGTGGAGAATATAGACTACATAGGCATGGCTGAAAGCCTTGACATCGGCACTGTCATCAACAAAAAGATGATTGCCGCCAGCCACATTTATCAGATGATGCTGGATGCGGACGTCAGCAATGTGAAATGCCTGACCTTTGCCAATGCCGATGTAGCGGAATTTACCGTTAAGGCCGGCTCAAAGATTACCAAACATCCGGTAAAAGACCTCGGCCTCCCGAAAGGAACCACCATCGGCGGACTTATCCGTCAGGGGGAAGGCGTCGTGGTTATGGGTAATACCTTGATACAACCGGGTGACCATGTGGTGGTATTCTGTCTAAACATGATGATTAAGAAAATCGAAAAATACTTTAACTAA